From the genome of Nevskiales bacterium, one region includes:
- the coq7 gene encoding 2-polyprenyl-3-methyl-6-methoxy-1,4-benzoquinone monooxygenase, translating to MTERHYTAADRLLMTLQRALAPPHPAGGAARPNPAGKVADAPLNEAERRHAAGLMRVNHAGEIAAQALYEGQALTARNPQVRAQLKRAAAEEQDHLAWCEERLRELGEQPSRLAPVWYAGAYTIGAAAGLLGDKVNLGFVAETEKQVVDHLDGHLEKLPGQDGRSRAIVEQMKADEARHGEEALQAGGRELPGPVRRLMTLASRVMTKTAYWF from the coding sequence ATGACCGAACGCCACTACACCGCCGCCGACCGCCTGCTGATGACGCTGCAGCGCGCCCTGGCGCCGCCGCATCCGGCCGGCGGCGCTGCGCGCCCCAATCCCGCGGGCAAGGTCGCGGACGCACCCCTGAACGAGGCCGAGCGCCGGCACGCCGCCGGCCTGATGCGCGTCAATCACGCCGGCGAGATCGCCGCCCAGGCCTTGTACGAGGGCCAGGCCCTGACCGCGCGCAACCCGCAGGTGCGCGCGCAGCTGAAGCGCGCGGCGGCCGAGGAGCAGGATCATCTGGCCTGGTGCGAGGAACGCCTCCGCGAGCTGGGCGAGCAGCCCAGCCGGCTGGCGCCGGTCTGGTACGCCGGCGCCTATACCATCGGCGCGGCCGCGGGCCTGCTGGGCGACAAGGTCAACCTGGGCTTCGTCGCCGAAACCGAAAAGCAGGTGGTGGACCACCTCGACGGGCACCTGGAAAAACTGCCCGGGCAGGACGGCAGGAGCCGCGCCATCGTCGAGCAGATGAAGGCCGACGAGGCGCGCCACGGCGAGGAGGCGCTGCAGGCCGGCGGCCGGGAACTGCCCGGCCCGGTGCGGCGCCTGATGACGCTGGCCTCGCGGGTGATGACGAAAACGGCGTATTGGTTCTGA